The Pyrenophora tritici-repentis strain M4 chromosome 8, whole genome shotgun sequence genome contains a region encoding:
- a CDS encoding Metallophos domain containing protein, with protein sequence MAGTIRLLITSDTHGAWPYSLTNPAPKADVLLHCGDLTQVGGLSSFKRAIEDIKSSDAELKLIIAGNHDLELEDVWGRENIEDEEDLEERSKCVAFMQSHKSHGIHYLEEGTHQFVLQDGRQFTVYASPYSPEFNGYAFAYEQDEDRFNVGGNSVPANINILMTHGPLLFPTNPEYQLDVSHDGKHCGCKKLADAVQRTKPRLHCFGHIHEGRGALRVSWADSEKDKSQCVSMERVQDNGAVVEQSTRSESLLVNAAMDGPGKGWLVDLAL encoded by the coding sequence ATGGCCGGAACTATCCGTTTACTCATAACATCCGACACACATGGCGCCTGGCCCTATTCCCTCACCAACCCAGCGCCCAAAGCCGACGTTCTACTTCACTGCGGCGATCTCACACAGGTGGGCGGTCTCTCCAGTTTCAAGCGCGCCATAGAAGACATCAAATCATCCGACGCAGAACTAAAGCTCATCATCGCTGGCAATCACGACCTTGAGCTTGAAGACGTTTGGGGGCGCGAAAACATAGAAGACGAAGAGGACTTAGAAGAGCGTTCCAAATGTGTCGCTTTCATGCAAAGTCACAAGTCACATGGAATCCACTATTTGGAAGAAGGCACGCATCAATTTGTTCTTCAAGATGGGCGACAGTTCACTGTGTATGCGAGTCCATATTCGCCCGAATTCAACGGATATGCATTCGCGTACGAACAAGACGAAGATCGATTCAATGTAGGTGGGAATTCAGTACCAGCGAACATCAATATTCTCATGACGCATGGACCACTGCTTTTCCCGACGAATCCAGAATACCAGCTTGACGTAAGCCACGATGGAAAGCATTGTGGCTGTAAGAAGCTTGCGGATGCGGTGCAAAGGACGAAGCCGCGACTCCACTGCTTTGGTCACATCCATGAAGGACGGGGCGCTCTGCGCGTTAGCTGGGCTGATAGCGAGAAGGACAAGAGCCAATGCGTATCGATGGAGAGGGTGCAGGATAACGGCGCAGTCGTGGAGCAAAGTACGAGGAGCGAGTCACTTCTAGTGAACGCTGCTATGGACGGGCCCGGAAAAGGCTGGTTGGTAGATCTTGCGCTCTAG
- a CDS encoding HAP2, CCAAT-binding factor, subunit B — translation MPGQLAQDPRASPRMSVSQMKPDGRVPPRSPTNVTNAMNNTLPSQVQMTPTQMQQRRMSTQISSPAMHHPQPVMNQGPRPSVSVPPQMAQQAQHQQSPELVSGGPQAEEAPLYVNAKQFHRILKRRLARQKLEDALRLTSKGRKPYLHESRHNHAMRRPRGPGGRFLTAEEVAAMDNAAKGEGEDGNKENASMPTKPTSGGPKRKASTTQLKGTPTHKKNKAADESIREVRDDEQDAIIHEEREDIEEQWRNSVRLKVDLRLCSIAGLLCSLNLLDSGVISSASVTSMLSDLELDVGNRYSVSIFIFTIASIAFQLPSTIAVRTFGPRIWFAFITFCFGVITIGTAFVKTWRQMIVMRILLGIAMSGIYPGLTYLISTWYTRKEQQLRFALMQSGEIVVLATGGIVNFGLNQLDSKVLKGWQLMFIFQGSITAFIGILTYWWMVDFPEHAHRSFYFLTPDESALAASRIEKDRGDVTAEGFSWSKIFVHAKDPKIYGFCTLYFLQNVVSTSLGYFLPIILQGGMGFSSNKSILLAAPPYYYAVLPAILSSLVGDKFQLRGPVIVFNSVCLIVGFCMLGFSDQVTVRYIGTFLATGAYVANWAGMATYQANNIVGQWKRVFTAAVVTAFNGAGGIAGSFIVRQQESPSIPAFSPTVFTNLYIASRGLLDRPLLAADLVASSSFPCSAGPSNGNSTPVNLRRAYAHRPGLCTRNINFRRSVYAF, via the exons ATGCCCGGCCAACTAGCCCAGGACCCCCGAGCATCTCCACGCATGTCTGTGTCTCAGATGAAGCCCGATGGACGTGTTCCGCCGCGTTCCCCGACAAATGTCACAAACGCCATGAACAACACACTTCCGTCGCAAGTTCAAATGACCCCCACTCAGATGCAACAACGGCGAATGAGTACCCAGATCAGCAGCCCTGCCATGCATCACCCCCAGCCTGTCATGAACCAAGGCCCTAGACCTTCTGTGTCCGTTCCCCCACAGATGGCCCAGCAGGCCCAGCACCAACAGTCGCCAGAGCTTGTGTCTGGAGGACCGCAAGCCGAGGAAGCCCCTCTATACGTGAATGCCAAGCAGTTCCACCGCATCTTGAAGAGGCGTCTGGCAAGGCAAAAACTCGAGGACGCACTGCGGCTGACGTCCAAGGGCCGTAAGCCATATCTGCATGAGTCGAGGCACAACCACGCCATGCGCCGTCCGCGTGGTCCCGGTGGTCGCTTCCTGACCGCCGAGGAGGTGGCTGCCATGGATAACGCAGCAAAGGGGGAAGGTGAAGACGGTAACAAGGAGAACGCGTCAATGCCCACCAAGCCCACTAGTGGCGGACCCAAGCGCAAGGCATCTACTACTCAGCTCAAGGGAACCCCGACACACAAGAAGAACAAGGCCG CAGATGAGTCGATCCGGGAAGTACGGGACGACGAACAAGACGCAATTATCCATGAAGAAAGAGAAGACATTGAAGAACAATGGCGCAACAGCGTTCGCCTAAAGGTTGACCTTCGCCTTTGCAGCATCGCTGGTCTACTATGCTCGCTAAATCTACTGGATAGCGGAGTCATCTCCAGCGCATCCGTCACCTCAATGCTCAGCGACCTAGAGCTAGATGTCGGCAACCGATACTCCGTCtccatcttcatcttcacAATCGCTAGTATCGCTTTTCAGCTACCGTCGACGATTGCGGTTCGGACGTTTGGGCCGCGGATCTGGTTCGCCTTTATTACCTTTTGTTTTGGTGTCATCACGATTGGCACTGCATTTGTAAAAACATGGCGACAGATGATTGTAATGCGAATCTTGCTTGGTATCGCCATGTCAGGCATCTATCCAGGCTTGACGTACCTCATCTCGACGTGGTATACGCGCAAAGAGCAGCAACTCCGGTTTGCACTCATGCAAAGCGGAGAAATTGTTGTCCTGGCTACGGGCGGTATCGTCAACTTCGGGCTGAACCAGCTGGACAGCAAGGTCCTCAAGGGATGGCAGTTGATGTTCATCTTTCAGGGAAGCATCACAGCTTTCATCGGTATCTTAACCTACTGGTGGATGGTGGACTTCCCAGAACACGCACATCGATCGTTTTACTTCCTCACACCGGATGAAAGCGCCCTGGCCGCCTCGCGCATTGAGAAGGATCGTGGCGATGTCACAGCCGAGGGCTTTTCTTGGTCCAAAATCTTTGTTCATGCCAAAGATCCAAAGATTTACGGGTTCTGCACTCTCTACTTCCTCCAGAACGTGGTTTCGACATCCCTGGGTTACTTCCTCCCCATCATACTTCAAGGTGGCATGGGATTCAGCTCCAACAAGTCCATTCTGCTGGCTGCGCCACCATACTATTACGCGGTGCTTCCAGCTATCCTGTCTTCACTGGTGGGCGATAAGTTCCAATTGAGAGGGCCAGTCATCGTGTTCAACAGTGTGTGCTTGATTGTGGGATTCTGCATGTTGGGCTTTTCGGACCAGGTTACGGTCAGGTACATTGGAACATTCCTTGCTACCGGAGCATATGTCGCCAATTGGGCCGGCATGGCTACATACCAAGCCAACAACATCGTTGGGCAGTGGAAGAGGGTATTTACGGCGGCCGTCGTGACAGCATTCAATGGGGCCGGTGGCATTGCCGGGAGCTTTATCGTGAGACAGCAGGAAAGCCCAAG CATCCCCGCTTTCTCGCCGACCGTCTTCACCAACCTCTATATCGCATCACGTGGCCTTCTGGATCGCCCGCTGCTGGCCGCCGATTTGGTCGCGTCAAGCAGCTTCCCCTGTTCAGCTGGCCCCTCGAACGGCAACAGCACCCCCGTGAACCTCCGCCGAGCTTATGCGCATCGCCCCGGACTCTGCACACGCAACATCAACTTCCGACGCTCTGTATACGCTTTTTGA